GACGCATCGTTCGCCCGATGATGTCGCGACGTCCTGCCTGATGCCATCCCAACTGTGATTCCAATCGCCCCAGTTGGTGATCTGCCCAAGATTCGATGTCGTCCAAGCACAGATACTTCAGTGCAACGGGCAACGCGACGACATTGCCGCCATCCTGTTTTTGACGTTTCTTTGCCGCACGCCGCGCGATGAACGCAACACCATCCAACAGCGGTTTCAATAGATCGTTGGTTCGGTTCGTCGTGCCTTCGGGGAACACCACCAAGGGACGCTTGCCTTCGACCAAGTATTCAATGGCTTTGTCGACCGCCTGTTTGTCATTGCCTTCGCGATTGATGCTGAACGCGCCCATGCGACGCAGCGCGAAAGATTCGAACGACGTCGTATTGAACAGATGCCAGGACGCCATGGCATACAAATGCGTCTTGACCACACGCGCCGGCCAGCCCAGCACAATGGGGTCCGCATAGCGACAATGGTTGGGCGTCAACAAAACGCTTTCGCGCCTGTCCAACACCTCACGAAACGCGTCCAAATTGCGGCACTCGTGTTCGACCACCCCTTCCTTGCGTCGCAGGTGCCAATCGATCAACCGAAACGCTTGGATAAAACTTGGCCATCGGTCCCCCCGGTGCGGCGGGATAAATTCGTAGGGCCGTGACAGGACCACGGTCATTAGTTTAGCGTCCTAGCCAATACGTATCCGATAACCAGGGCAACGGCGAACAATGTCGCCAAAAGAGTTCCAAACAACAGTGGATCCATTCCGGTGCGTTGTTTGGGATTGCCGGAGCGTTTTCGTACCGACTTTCCGACCGACGAATTTTCTTGTCGTGTGGCAACGGACCGACGGGCCGCTTCGGTGATCGAACGCAGATCGCTGTCCGGGCGTGATCGGCGAACAATGCTGCTGCCCTGAGGCCGATTACCCTTTTGTTCCAGGATCTTGCTGCCGCCGCGATAGCCGGATTCAATTTCCAGATCCAGAAAACTGCCGTCCATCAAATCCGACGGAGCGATCTTGGGTTTGATGTCGACCAAGCGTCCGCTGTCACCGCTGCTAAGGCCACCGGTGCTGGCCAGCTTGGAACGGCTGCTGGTCAATGTGTCGTCGTTTTTGTTGGTGACCGTGTCACCTGTTCCCGAGGACGAAGACCTTTTACTACCACCAGACCTGGACGCGGAAGAACCAGCGCCGCCGTGCAACCCGGGGCCGCCACCGGCATGGACCGGTTCACCTTTGGGAATGCTTGCGGCGAACTTTTTTAGCGCTTCGGCGACGTCGGCCGCCGTTTGATAGCGATACTTCGCTTCCTTTTGGATCATCTTCCAAACGATGCCTTCCAGTTCGCCGGGGCAGTCAGATCGATGCTTCTTGATCGATTCGGGCATCTCCGTTTGGTGCTTGGCGATTCGCTGCGCCAACGTGCCATCGCTGAACGGCGGTCGGCCGGTCAACAAAAAGTACAGCGTACAGCCCAGCCCGTAGATATCCGCACGATGATCAACCCCGTGGCTGTCCAACGCTTGCTCGGGCGCCAGATAGTCCGCGGTTCCCAAAACGTTTTCGTTGTTGGCAACCGTCAACGATTCTTCGTCTTGTGCGGCGACCAAAGCCAGGCCCATGTCCAACAGCCGCACACGACCGTTCGGATCCAGCAACAAGTTGGCCGGCTTGACATCACGGTGAATCACACCGCTTTCATGCGCGTGTTCCAGACCCTCGGCGGCCTGGGCGATCAAATCCGCGGCGATGGCGAAACTGAGCGGGCCATCGCGTTTGACCAAAGCCTGCAGATCCAACCCATCGACGTATTCCATGACGATGTAGTGCACATCGCCTTCGTTATCCAAGTCATACGCCGAAACGATGTTCGGGTGGTTCAGCGATGCGATCGCTTTGGCTTCCAATTGAAACCGAGCCAGATAGGACGAATCGTCCACGCGTTTCTTGGGCAACACCTTGATCGCACGCCGGTGCGCCATGCGAACGTGCTCGGCCAAGTACACGCTGCTCATCCCGCCGGTGCCGATGTGGCCCAGCAGTTTGTATTTGCCCAGGAAGAATCCCTTGTATTTGCCGGCCAGCAATTTTTCGCTGTGCCAGGACGTGATCAGGCCCTTGGTCTCCAGCACGGTGGCCAGCTTGCGCGGATCCTGGGGCAAATCACCACCACATCGGGCGCGGACTTTCTCCAGCAGTTTGTCGAGCGCCGGTTCGTCCACCAAATGACTTTTTCGGACGAATTCGACGAAACGTTCTGACGTCAAATCAGGCATGGGTGCCTAGCTTCGATCCCCATCATGGATATTCGGTTGGCGGGGAAGATACCACACTTTGCGATGCGTCGCTAAGTTTACGATAGCCGAACGGGTCACCGATTACACATCCCCGGTTCACAATTGTCGATCCTGTCGCACCCCACAAGCCGATTGCAACGGTCACGCCGACTCGAAAAACACCCCAATCAGGACGCCCCCCACGGCAGCCCGCCGCCGTCCCCCACATCGTGCGGAAGCGATTCATCGACCACATGGTGATGGCTTGGGAAAAACCGCCCCAGCTTTCGTGTGTCTAGACCAGCATTATCGGCGCCGGCCCGGTCCGTTTTCGGCGACCGAAGGATGCAATAACGATCCCGAACCCCCGACCTCGATCTCCGAGCCCACCTGAACCTATGCCCCGTGATGCATTCCCCGACGACGGGCCGACGTCCGACACCGTAACTCTCGGGCGAATCCGTCTGGGAATGTTTGCCAAATACTGGACACCCGGAAACGTCAAAACGCGCCTGGCCTCCGATCTGGGCGACGATGTGGCCGCCAACGTGTACAGAACGTTTTTTGAACATTTGTGCCACAGCCTGGGATCTCGATTCCGCCCCAGTGACCAACAAAGCTCGGCAGATCTATCTCGGTCAATCGTGTTTTCCCCCGCAACGATGCTGGACCAGGCGATGCAGTCGATCACCGGCCCCTGGGACTGGACGACGCAGCAAGGGGAAGACTTGGGCGAACGCGTGCGGCACTGGTTTTACGAGGCTGCCGATGGTTTTGATTCCTGTGATGCCGCAGACCGAACGTCCTTGCCGAAAGATGTCTCCGGCACCGACGGTTCTGATCAAACGCACCCCGCCGATCGGACAGTGCCCCACAGCACGCCCCCGTCCGATGCCGTGCTGGTCATCGGGTCAGATTGCCCAACAGTATCGCACCACACCATCCGCAAGGCGATCGACCACCTGGGTCGAAACGACTTGGTCATCGGTCCGGCCTCCGACGGCGGTTACTACCTGTTGGGCATCCGCACCGAAGCATTGCCACGCTGTGATTCCCTGTTTGCCAACATTCCCTGGAGCAGCGACAAGGTCCTTTCACTGACGCTTCGAAACGCGAACCAAAACGGTCTGGCGATCGGCATGTTGGAATTGAAGGACGACGTCGACACGATCGAAGATCTGAATCGATTGCGTGATCAATTGCGGACCACCAAGCGAACGGAGTTGCATGGATTACGTCAACGATTGGATCAGCTGTTGCCGCCGCATCCCCCCGTGTGATCCCCGCCTTGTCTTGTGGTCGGACCGTCGTTTGCGTGGTGTCAGGTTCCGCGGTTGATTCCCCGGAATGATCACGTCACGGAAGCAGGATGCCGTCCCGTCGGCGGAAGAATCCGTTTACTTTGCCACTTCATCGATCGAGCCCTTTTGCCGTGAACGATTCGAACCATCGACAGCTTCTTTCGCCACATCATCTGATCATCGGCGGCGGTGTGATCGGGCTTTCCGTCGCATGGGAATTGGCCAACCGCGGCCTAAGGGTGTCCGTGTTGGACCAAGGTGCGATCGGCCAGGGAACGTCTTGGGCCGCGGGCGGGATTCTTCCGCCCAATCAGTTCGACACTGCCGTCGACCCGCTGGACCGATTGCGGGGGTTCAGCCACCGTCGCATCGCACCGTGGTGCGATCGGTTGCAAAAGGTCACCGGCATCGACTGTGGGTACCGTCGGTGTGGAGGTTACTACTTGGCCGACACCCCTGGCGAAAAGGCGGCGATGATCGGCACGGCCGACTACTGGGACGAAATGCAGATCGAATGCCAGTCGATCTCTCCTGACGAACTAGCATCGCGGCAACCGGCATTGTCCGACTGGTGCACGCGACATCCCGATGCGGGCGTCTGGTTCGCACCGGGGGAGGAACAGATTCGCCCGCCTCGTTTGTTGAAGGCGCTACGATCCGCCTGCGAATCCTCCGGTGTCGAACTGCGAGAATTCTGTGCGGTCGATCAGATCGATCCGGAAACGGGCAACGTGCACCTGGCCGATGACGAAACCATCACCGCCGACAAAGTGATCGTCTGCAACGGCGCCTGGGCCGGGCGTTTGCTGCCGGACCAGCGACTGCGCAACAGTGTCGTGCCGGTCCGCGGGCAGATTGTGCTGATGCGGACGCCACAACCGTTGCTCAGTTCAGTCATCAACATCGGGCATCGCTATCTGCTGTGTCGCGACGACGGGCGAACCCTGGTCGGATCGTGCGAAGAAGAAGTGGGATTTGATCTGTCGACCACTGATCGGGCGATCGATCAATTGAAACAGTTCGCGTATAACCTGTGCCCTCCGCTGCAGAACGCGCAAATCGAACGGACGTGGTCCGGGCTGCGTCCGTTGACGTTTGACGGTTTCCCAATGATCGGCCCTTTGCCGGGATCGAAGCACGTCTTGGTCGCCACGGGACATTTTCGCAGCGGGATCCATCTGGCTTTCGGCACCGCCGAATTGGTTGCCGATATTGTCCAGTCCAAAACGCCGATGTTGGATGTGGCCGACTTTCGCGTCGGCAAACAGTTGGCCAACACGGCATAGTCCGCCCACCAATCACACGTTTCTAGGTGTCCACCCACTGATGACCAAAATTGATCCGATCGATGATGAATCCATGACACTGGATCCACCGGGAACGATTGTCGTCTTGGGTGCGGGACCGACCGGGATCGAAGCGGCGTTGTATGGACGCTTCCTGGGCTACGATGTCACCCTGGGCGATTCCCAAGGGATTGCCGGTCTTTGGCAATCGTCCATCGATGACGAACTTCCCGTTGCACCGGAGCAATGTCTGTCACCGTTGGCCAAATCGGCGCTACGTGCCCAAAGGTCGGAAGAATTGGACATCACGTTGCCAACCACCGCGTCGGCATGGATCGATGATTTTTTGACCGCGCTGACCGAAACCGATCTGTTGCGTGACCGGCTGGTGATCTCTGCCGTCGAATCGATCGATCAGGTTCCCGTGGAACCCGATCCGGAGGAAGAACCCGTCTCCGAAGATTCAGAAATCGTTGACGCCGATCAGTTGCCCCCGGATTTCCTGGTGACGTTCGCCGACGGCACGACCAAGAAATGCGAAGCAGTGATCGTGACCCCGGACGCGGGGGAACTGCCGATTAAATTTGCGTTGCCCACCGAATATTGGTTTGCAATCGATTCAGGCGACCAAGCGTCCGCCGGTGACGCTTTGTTGGCCCAGCGGCGACGCATCGTCCAGATTTTTGCGATTCTTGCCGGACGTGGTGACCTGGATTTGTACCGCCCCGTGCGGCTGTGACCATTGCCAATGCCCTCAACGGGTTCAGGTCCTATCGATTGGGACCAATGTACCGATGATGACGCCGCCAGACGGCTGACGCTCCTACGGCGTCAGCCGTTTCTTTTTTGCAACCGCCGTCGCGTGCGTGCGTCGTGTCCTAGCTTTTACTGCACGAATCCGCGAACCAAGATTCCGCATCGGGGCAGGGGGAACTTTCCAAATGATCAAGCTGACGCGATTGGACGGCGAAGCATTCGTCTTGAATGCCGAACTGATCCGCTACGTCGAAACCCGACCCGATACGTTCATCACGTTGATCAACGGCGAACGCTTGGTGGTCAATGAAACGATGGACGAAGTCATCGACCGGGCCGTGCACTACCAACAGCAAAAACATTTTTGGAAACCGGCCGTCACGCCCACGCCGATGCCATCGCCAACGCACTAGGCCTTGGGTTCCAAACAGCCGACATGGCTTGAGGCCACCAACCGATACCGCCGGCGACGATGCCGGACGCTTTTTGCGAAGCCCGAACCACCGTTTCCATTCAAGATCCCTTCACTAACGCACTGCGACACAAACCATGGACATAGCCAGCCTGATTGGCCTGTTGCTTGCAATCGGCCTGATCATCGGTTCGATGTTATTGGGAACCGCGCCGCTGTCGGCCTTCTGCGACATTCCTTCGGTGATGGTCGTGGTCGGCGGTGCGATCGCCGCCGCACTGATTTGCTTCCCACTGGGCAGCATGCTGAAATCGCCGATGATCGCGTTGAAGGTGTTGCTGAATAAGGGCGAAGACCGCCGCACGCTGATCGAACAGATCGTCAAGCTGGCGGAAACGGCACGTCGTGATGGATTGCTGGCGTTGGAGTCGCAAATTGCCGAAATCGATCACCCGTTGGTGAAGACAGGCATTCAGATGGCGGTTGATGGCAGCACGCCTGAGGTCGTTCAAGAAGTCTTGCGGACCGAGGTCGAAGCGATGCAAACACGCCATCGCGAAGGCAAGAGCATCATGGACCAGTTAGGCCGATTCGCACCGGCGTACGGGATGATCGGAACGTTGATGGGGCTGATCATGATGCTTCAAGACATGAGTGATCCGTCAGGGATCGGTGCCGGGATGGCGGTGGCACTGATCACGACGCTGTATGGGGCGATCGTCGCCAACGTCTTCTTCAGTCCGTTCGCGGAAAAACTGGGACTGATCAGTCGAAACGAGATGGTCACGATGGAGATCGCGATCCGCGGTGTGATGGCGATTCAAAGTGGCGAAAGCCCGCGTGCGATCGACCAAAAACTGCAAACTTTCCTTCCGGCCAAAGAACGCACCCTGGAGTAATCCATGAACGAAGAACCGGAAGAAATGGGCATCCCAGAGTGGGTGGTGACCTTCGGCGACATGATGAGTCTGTTGCTGACGTTCTTCATCATGTTGGTGTCCCTTAGTGAAATCAAAGAAGAAGAAACCTATCAGGCGCTGGTCGATTCGATGCAGCGTTCCTTTGGCTATCAACGCACGATCGAAGCGCTGACGCCAGGCGAATCAAAGCCGCGGGAATCAAACTTTTCCGTCCTGTCGACCGTCGGCCGCGCCAAGAACAAGAACACCGCCAAGGGTGGCGTGCCACAAAAGGCACCGACTGGTGAAGACCCGCACGTTCGAATCGTCCGCCCCGGCCAAATGACCGCGGTTGGTTCGGTGATCTTTTTCCCGATGGGGTCCGATGAACTGGACAAGACGGCGCAGCGGATCTTGAAGGAAGCCGCCGCACAACTGCGTGGCAAACCACAAAAGATCGAAGTCCGTGGGCACACGTCATCCGAATTCGCCGCACGTACACGTGGTACGGGCAAGGCAATGGAACTGGGTTTCAATCGGGCAAACGCGGTCCGCCGATACCTGATCGAACAAGAAGGCATCGAAGCCGAAAGGTTTCGGATCGCCACCGCCGGGGGCACCGAACCGATGCACAACAGCGCCGGCAATGCGGCCACGTCACGCAACCCCCGGGTGGAAGTCTTTCTGTTGGACGAAACCGTGGACGACCTTCACGGAACCGAGGAAGAACGACGCAGCGGCCGCAACGAATATTCCACTTCTAATTCGGAGTCGATCTGATGGCAGACACCGACGAATCCAAAGCAGACGAAGTCAACGAAGCTCCGCAAAAACCACGCAGCAACATCGGACTGATCGTGGCCTTTGTCGCCATGGTCGTCATGGTGGAAACGGGCATGTTCTTTTTCCTGGTTCCCAGCGCCGATGAAGTCAGCGCTTTGGCCGAACAAAGCCTGATCGAATCCGTCCAGGAAGGTCAGGAAGAAACCGTGAAACAGGAATACGATGAAAACCAAAGCATCGAATTCAATCTGGGTGATTTCGGTGAAACCTTCAGCCCCATCGACACCGAGCGAATGTATACGGTCGAAATCACGCTGTTCGGTCTGATTCGCAAGAAGAACCTGGAAAAGATGGAAAAGGAGTTTGAATCCAAACAGGGGCGTCTGCGGCACGCGATCCGAATGAAAATCCGCAACAGCGAGCTGACGGAACTGAAAGATAACCAACTGGCCTTGCTACAACGACGAATTTTGACGACATGTAACCACTTGTTGGATGAAGACCTGTTACTGGGGGTGGGATTCCACAATTACCAGCTGCGTGAACAGTAGTTCGGAACGTCGCCGCCACGCGACACCGGGGCTGTGCCGACGGCCGGACGTCGATGCGTGAAACTCGGCGACCGGGTTGCGGCGGCCCGCTCAACCCAAGGGCCCCGGTCGATCGTGACAGGGACGGATCAACACCATCGCGGCACCATGCAAGGACGACATCGTGTCTGAAAACGCCGGTCAACCCAAACCCGACGATGCGCCCGCCGCCGATGCGTCGGCTGCGACCGATGCTGCCGTCGATCCGATCACCGATGCCCCGACACAGGGTGCCGCCGACGGCCCCGGTGCCGCGGACAACCTCAGCACGGACGATATCGAACGCTTGTTGGCCGAAGCTTCCGGTGGATTGGATCAAGCGGTCAATCATCCGGTATCGGCCGACGCTGAACCCGCACCGTTTCAACTGGACCCGCTTCAGGACAGCCCGGGCGAACTGGATCGGCAAAGCGTCGACCTGTTGGGTGACGTGGAACTGGACCTGCGGATCGAGCTTGGACGCACCGAAATGCGTTTGGACGAAGTCCTGCAATTGCGCAGCGGCAGCGTCGTCGCCTTGGACAAACTGGCCGGCGACCCGGTCGACGTGTTCGTTAACGGACGCTTGATCGCCCGCGGCGAAGTCTTGGTGATGAACGACAACTTTTGTGTTCGTGTCACCGAATTGGTCGGAGTCTGACCTACGGGCTATTTCTGGGGAAAAGAAAGGATCTTTCGCCATGACGCAACCGACACAGCCCACCGAACGTTCTCGTTGCCGTGGCGTCGTCCCCGTGATCGCCACAGTCATCGCATGCTGTGGCTCGTTTGTCACGGCACCCCGAACGGCCCAGGCCCAATCGCACTATGCCGTCCATGATCAATATGCGGTCCATGAACAAGATACGTCAGTGACCGCGAACCGGGCGATGCAGATCCCGTCCGAAGATGGGCTGGGAATTGATTCGACATCGCCCAGCGAACCGGAATCCGACACACGCATCGTGGCACGGACTGGCGGTTTTCCGGCCCTGCGTCAAGACGCGGACACGGCCCCATCCTTTGGCGACCCCAATGAAAAATCGACGGCATCGATCCCCGCACCGTTGATCACCACCGGCACCAGTCTGGTGATCGTGTTGGGGCTGTTTGCCGGGTTTGTTTGGTTCACCCGACGCTTCGGCGCAACATCGCGTGGCGGCGGCGAATTGCCACAACAAGTCCTGACCCCGCTGGGCAGCACCGCAATCGATGCCCGTCATCGCATCTGTCTGGTGCGTTGTGGTTCGAAGGTACTGGTGTTATCGCAAAGCAGTGCCGGCCTAAGCCCTCTGGCGGAAATCACCGATCCCGATGAAGTCCGCATGCTTTGCGCCGCATGCACCGGTAATTCCAAAAACGAATTCATGCAAACGCTGAAGTCGTTTGAAACCCAGCCGCTTGGACAGGGATTTGCCGGAAGCCCACACGAAGTGCCCGGCGGAATATCGCCGACCAACGCTCAAGCCGCCCCGGCAACGCAATCACGCGGCCGTCTGTTTGCCACTGCTTGATCGCATCTGGTCGGCGAGCCCCACGCACGTCAATTCTTCACGATGCGCTGCAACCAATCTCGGCACAATTCCGGCCAAGCCGATGCACCGGAGATTCCCTTCGCCAGCCCCACTCCGTGTCGGCCTTCGGGAAAGACGTGCATTTCAGCCGGCACGCCATGGTCGACGCAGGCTTGATAGTAAACCAAGCTGTTTTTCACCGGCACGACGGTGTCGGCAGCGGTATGAAACAGGAATGTGGGCGGCGTCTGCGCCGTGACTTGTTTGTCATTACTCATCAGCGTGACCAATCTCGGATCGGGATCGGTGCCCAACAAATTCCGCTGGCTTCCGGCATGAGTGAAATCCACACCCATGGCGATCACCGGGTAACACAAGATACTGAAGTCCGGTCGTGAACTGATTTCCGCAATGTGGTCGCCTTGCTGAACATTGGTGTCAGCGAAGTGTGTTGAAACGGTCGACGCCAAGTGGCCGCCCGCGCTGAAACCGATCACTCCGATCTTGTCAGGGATCACGTTCCATTCTTTCGCATTGGCGCGAACCGTCTGGATGGCGCGTTGGGCATCGGTCATCGGATAGGGATGCCCATAGCCTTTTCCATCGTTCCCCTGACCACGAACACGGTAGGTACAGATCGCTGAAGTGAACCCCATCGATCGAAACCAATCCGCGATCTGATAGCCCTCGTGATCCATTGCTCGGCCGCGATAGCCACCGCCGGGAAGGATCACGACGGCCGGCACAGCATTCTGGGATTCTGCGTGGGTGACGATCAATTGTGGGACATCGCCGTCGCCGGTTTGCGTTGCGCCGGGAACCCCGTCGGGCCACAAATCCATGACCTGACGCTGCGACGAATTCTCATCGTCGGCCGTGCACGCGGACTCCGTTCCTCCGGTGGCAATGATCGTGACCAACATGGCCACCATGAATTGGACTGTGGGACAAACACGTTCAAAACAGGACTTCATGCGGGCTTCTCTCTTAAGGTTGGGGGTGGGTGCGTGATGAACGGATTGGCCGGGGTGGCCGTCCGCCTCGCGTCACGGGGGGACTGGCAACTGGGGTCTGACGGGAGTGGCATGAACACCACTGGTGAAATCAAACCTCGCGGGGCAGGGCAGGGTGGTGCACAGTCGGGCGGACCTTAACGACATCGGCCCATTTGGCTACAAAACACCGCCGCGATCGGCGCGTCGCTTTGAATCTTGCCTCCCGCAGTCACCATCAAAGGTTATCGCATTGTCTTCCACGACGCTTGCTGATGCCGGGGTTTCCCTGCCGCCACCAACGTGGGGCCAACGCCTTGCGACGTGGCGGATGATTTTTTCGACCGCGCTGGCTGAACGCCTGGTTTATCGTGGCGATTTCGCATTGGGAACGTTGATGCGTTTCCTGCCGATCATCACCCAGATTTTTCTGTGGTTTGCGGTCTTTGATGCGATCGGCAGCGCGGATGGCAATGATGCAACAGAGATCGGAGGTTTCGGATTTCGAGACATCGTCGCCTATTACTTGTTGACGATGATTGCCCGCGCGTTCAGCAGCATGCCGGGTCTGGCATCGGGCATCGCACGTCAGATCCGAGATGGTGAAATCAAGCGTTATCTGATTCAACCGATCGATCTGATCAGTTTTCTGTTGCTCAATCGCGTCGCTCACAAGATCGCCTATTACGCCGTGGCGATCGCACCGTTCGCCTTCGTCTTTTATCTGTGTCGTGGTTACTTCGTCGACGGTTGGCCTGAACCCCACGTGCTGGCAGCCTTCGTCGGCAGCCTCATCATGGGGTTTTTGATCGGTTTTTTCATGGAAGCTGCAATCGGAATGATTGGTTTTTGGTTTCTGGAAGTCACGTCGCTGCTGTTCGTCTTCATGCTGTTCAGCTTCTTTTTGTCTGGCCACATGTTTCCGCTGACGCTGCTTCCCGACGGTGTGGGTCAAGTCGTGCGTTTTCTGCCGTTCAAGTACTTGGCCTATTTCCCGGCCGCGGTGTTTTTGAACAAGATTCCGGACGACCAACTGCCGCTGGAGATGGCGGTCGAAGCGGCTTGGTTGACGTTTTTCATCTTGGTCTGTCGCTTCGCCTATTCGCGCGGCCTGGAACGCTACAGCGGGTACGGCGGCTGAACCAAGTTGTTTTGGCGGGGCATTGCATGCAGAACGCCTCACCCCATTTGTCCATTGCCATCGGTCGACCTTGACGTGAATCCTTCCTACTCAAAAGTCTTTGCGACGTTCGCGCGGAACAGCCTGATTCGCGACATGACGTTCCGCACCAACTTCATCTTGGATTGCGTCAGCAGCATCGGCTGGACGCTGATGAATGTCGGGTTTTATCTGATCATCTTTCAGTTCACACCGACAATCGGCGAAGGCACCGGTTGGGATCAAGACCGATTTTTTTTGTTCCTGGCAACGACTTGGTTCATCAACAGCTTAGTCCAAGCGTTCTTCATGCCCAATGCGGAAGAATTCAGTGAATTGATCCGCACCGGCGGTCTGGATTTCGCATTGCTGAAACCGATCGATACACAGTTCCTGATCTCATTCCGCAAAGTCAGCTGGAGTTCGCTTTCGAACTTTGCGGCGGGATTGGTGATCGCCGCAGTCGCGTTGTACCGCTTGGCTCATCACGAGACCGATCCTTTGGTACCGTCGGCTTTGTCCGTGGTTCTGTACGTCCTGTTTTGCGGCTGCGGTGTGGTGATCATGTACAGCCTGATGATCTGCCTGAGCGCGACCAGCGTATGGCTGGGACGAAATCAAACGCTGTACAACTTTTGGTTTTACATCACGAACTTCAGCCGCTATCCGATGGAAATCTACAACCGCGGTTGGGGCACCACGCTGTACGGTTTGTTCACTTTCGTGATTCCCGTGCTGGTGGTTGTCAACGTACCGGCCCGCATTTTGGCCCAGCCCGTCAATCCGGAAACCAGCGATCAATGGTGGCTGGTCGGCTGGGCGTTGGTGGCGACTTTGGTCAGCGTGGCGGGCAGCCGGTGGGTGTTTCGGCGGGCGTTGGGCAGTTACCGCAGCGCCAGTAGCTGAGCGTGGGGCGCCACAAAATTTCCGAAATTCGCGGCGCCACATCCGACACCGACGCCGGCCGGGCGGGTTAAATCAGCGGGTAACTCTGGTGTTTCAGCTTGCGTGATTCGATGGTCTACAAATTCGTCCTGGTCGACACCGCCTCGGGAAAGGACCTGCAACAGTGGGTGCTGTCCGTGCCGGCAACCGTGGGCCGCAGCCCTGCTGCGGACATCACGATCAATGATTCGACCATCAGCCGCCGACATTGCACCTTCAC
The Crateriforma spongiae DNA segment above includes these coding regions:
- a CDS encoding FliO/MopB family protein, coding for MTQPTQPTERSRCRGVVPVIATVIACCGSFVTAPRTAQAQSHYAVHDQYAVHEQDTSVTANRAMQIPSEDGLGIDSTSPSEPESDTRIVARTGGFPALRQDADTAPSFGDPNEKSTASIPAPLITTGTSLVIVLGLFAGFVWFTRRFGATSRGGGELPQQVLTPLGSTAIDARHRICLVRCGSKVLVLSQSSAGLSPLAEITDPDEVRMLCAACTGNSKNEFMQTLKSFETQPLGQGFAGSPHEVPGGISPTNAQAAPATQSRGRLFATA
- a CDS encoding alpha/beta hydrolase → MKSCFERVCPTVQFMVAMLVTIIATGGTESACTADDENSSQRQVMDLWPDGVPGATQTGDGDVPQLIVTHAESQNAVPAVVILPGGGYRGRAMDHEGYQIADWFRSMGFTSAICTYRVRGQGNDGKGYGHPYPMTDAQRAIQTVRANAKEWNVIPDKIGVIGFSAGGHLASTVSTHFADTNVQQGDHIAEISSRPDFSILCYPVIAMGVDFTHAGSQRNLLGTDPDPRLVTLMSNDKQVTAQTPPTFLFHTAADTVVPVKNSLVYYQACVDHGVPAEMHVFPEGRHGVGLAKGISGASAWPELCRDWLQRIVKN
- a CDS encoding ABC transporter permease, whose product is MIFSTALAERLVYRGDFALGTLMRFLPIITQIFLWFAVFDAIGSADGNDATEIGGFGFRDIVAYYLLTMIARAFSSMPGLASGIARQIRDGEIKRYLIQPIDLISFLLLNRVAHKIAYYAVAIAPFAFVFYLCRGYFVDGWPEPHVLAAFVGSLIMGFLIGFFMEAAIGMIGFWFLEVTSLLFVFMLFSFFLSGHMFPLTLLPDGVGQVVRFLPFKYLAYFPAAVFLNKIPDDQLPLEMAVEAAWLTFFILVCRFAYSRGLERYSGYGG
- the fliN gene encoding flagellar motor switch protein FliN; amino-acid sequence: MSENAGQPKPDDAPAADASAATDAAVDPITDAPTQGAADGPGAADNLSTDDIERLLAEASGGLDQAVNHPVSADAEPAPFQLDPLQDSPGELDRQSVDLLGDVELDLRIELGRTEMRLDEVLQLRSGSVVALDKLAGDPVDVFVNGRLIARGEVLVMNDNFCVRVTELVGV
- a CDS encoding ABC transporter permease, whose amino-acid sequence is MTFRTNFILDCVSSIGWTLMNVGFYLIIFQFTPTIGEGTGWDQDRFFLFLATTWFINSLVQAFFMPNAEEFSELIRTGGLDFALLKPIDTQFLISFRKVSWSSLSNFAAGLVIAAVALYRLAHHETDPLVPSALSVVLYVLFCGCGVVIMYSLMICLSATSVWLGRNQTLYNFWFYITNFSRYPMEIYNRGWGTTLYGLFTFVIPVLVVVNVPARILAQPVNPETSDQWWLVGWALVATLVSVAGSRWVFRRALGSYRSASS